Proteins found in one Azospirillum thermophilum genomic segment:
- a CDS encoding HdeD family acid-resistance protein, translated as MLQLAFMLIGPGAFRERWYAVSAVGAALIVLPLALFVLADGMTIAAYEAMGLIFFLNGLLSILVFLSEETHGTGNPVLLRGAGLTLLGVLILISLLWTQIAVAALFALAFAVDGLTRIGMALLVRFRGWRGTIAIGMVELVVTLLILSDWPLPHDRSIPFCVSLLIALMGWQLFRFGLMFRTLESEVAILALPVFTGRGWYEHAPVLVGDEAPPAPDRPPMTVHVWTPTGAGDGVGRRPLIDRYVAAVDRNGVISTGHAALEFQPHVYISHYPAVELDRSSAAFIGALRGTADNDTAGRFQPSYEHESDWWRPADAHVEFRNFSTRRLRVFWAGYRQDDTYNLTNRNCSVAVAAALEAALEGSLASRTPWLDLLRLMVNPDVWTAALLRGRAVSSTWTPGLVLDYARTLSRLVDGRQLSWLQRLRGFLKRLSPDEGRQAEAAGL; from the coding sequence ATGCTCCAGTTGGCGTTCATGCTCATCGGTCCGGGGGCGTTCCGGGAGCGATGGTACGCCGTTTCGGCCGTCGGGGCTGCGCTGATCGTCCTGCCGCTGGCACTGTTCGTCCTGGCGGATGGCATGACCATCGCCGCGTACGAAGCGATGGGCCTGATCTTTTTCCTGAACGGACTGCTCTCTATTCTGGTTTTTCTGTCGGAGGAGACTCACGGCACCGGCAACCCGGTCCTTCTGCGCGGGGCCGGATTGACGCTGCTCGGCGTCCTGATCCTGATCTCCCTGCTGTGGACCCAGATCGCCGTGGCGGCGCTGTTCGCCCTGGCCTTCGCCGTCGACGGTCTGACGCGGATCGGCATGGCGCTGCTGGTGCGGTTCCGCGGCTGGCGCGGCACCATCGCGATCGGCATGGTGGAGCTGGTGGTCACGCTGCTGATCCTGTCCGACTGGCCGCTACCGCATGACCGCAGCATTCCCTTCTGCGTCAGCCTGCTGATCGCCCTGATGGGATGGCAGCTCTTCCGCTTCGGGCTGATGTTCCGGACGCTGGAAAGCGAGGTCGCCATCCTCGCCCTGCCGGTCTTCACCGGCCGCGGCTGGTACGAGCATGCGCCCGTCCTGGTGGGGGACGAGGCGCCGCCGGCACCCGACCGGCCGCCGATGACCGTCCATGTCTGGACCCCGACGGGCGCCGGGGACGGGGTGGGGCGCCGCCCGCTGATCGACCGCTACGTCGCGGCGGTGGACCGCAACGGCGTGATCTCGACCGGCCACGCGGCGCTGGAGTTCCAGCCGCACGTCTACATCAGCCATTACCCGGCCGTCGAGCTGGACCGCTCCTCCGCCGCCTTCATCGGGGCGCTGCGCGGCACCGCCGACAACGACACCGCAGGACGCTTCCAGCCCTCCTACGAGCATGAGTCCGACTGGTGGCGGCCGGCCGACGCGCATGTCGAGTTCCGCAACTTCAGCACCCGCCGGCTGCGGGTCTTCTGGGCCGGCTACCGGCAGGACGACACCTACAACCTGACCAACCGCAACTGCTCGGTCGCCGTCGCCGCGGCGCTCGAAGCGGCGCTGGAGGGATCGCTGGCGAGCCGCACGCCCTGGCTCGACCTCCTGCGCCTGATGGTGAACCCGGATGTCTGGACCGCGGCGCTGCTCCGCGGCCGGGCGGTGTCCTCCACCTGGACCCCCGGGCTGGTTCTGGACTACGCCCGCACGCTGTCGCGCCTGGTCGACGGCCGGCAACTGTCCTGGCTGCAGCGGCTGCGCGGCTTCCTGAAGCGCCTGTCCCCGGACGAGGGCCGGCAGGCCGAAGCGGCCGGCCTGTGA
- a CDS encoding flagellar basal body P-ring protein FlgI, translated as MSILSPVRAVLAAAVLLLALLAGAVPSAAQTRVKDLVTFDGVRRNQLIGYGLVVGLNGTGDRLINTPFTEQSLKGMLERLGINTRDEVLRTRNAAAVMVTATLPPFSRQGTTIDVTVSALGDATSLLGGTLLVTPLLGADGQAYAVAQGSLSVSGFSAAGAAASVTKGVPTSARIANGAIVERELKFALDDIGAVRMALRNPDFTTANRIADAVNARLGGGSARVLDSTTVDVRIPPQFHGAVARLIGEVEQLSVRPDGIARVVVDERSGTIVIGDDVRVSRVAITQGNLTVRVVETPQVSQPQPFSNGQTVVVPRTDVQVQEGNGRQFVTLGGNVSLQQLVNGLNALGVGPRDMVSILQAIKAAGALHADLEII; from the coding sequence GTGTCGATCCTCAGCCCCGTTCGCGCCGTGCTTGCCGCGGCCGTCCTGCTGCTCGCCCTGCTGGCCGGCGCCGTTCCGTCCGCGGCGCAGACGCGGGTGAAGGATCTCGTCACCTTCGACGGCGTCCGCCGCAACCAGCTCATCGGCTACGGTCTGGTCGTCGGCCTGAACGGCACCGGCGACCGGCTGATCAACACGCCCTTCACCGAGCAGAGCCTGAAGGGCATGCTGGAGCGGCTGGGCATCAACACCCGCGACGAGGTGCTGCGCACCCGCAACGCCGCGGCGGTGATGGTGACCGCCACCCTGCCGCCCTTCAGCCGCCAGGGCACGACGATCGACGTGACCGTCTCGGCGCTCGGCGACGCCACCAGCCTGCTCGGCGGCACGCTGCTGGTCACGCCGCTGCTGGGTGCGGACGGACAAGCCTATGCGGTGGCGCAGGGGTCGCTGTCGGTCAGCGGCTTCTCCGCCGCCGGCGCCGCGGCTTCCGTCACCAAGGGCGTGCCGACCAGCGCCCGCATCGCCAACGGCGCCATCGTGGAGCGCGAGCTGAAATTCGCCCTGGACGATATCGGCGCCGTGCGCATGGCGTTGCGCAACCCGGACTTCACCACCGCCAACCGGATCGCCGACGCGGTGAACGCCCGGCTCGGCGGCGGCAGCGCCCGGGTGCTGGACTCCACGACGGTCGACGTCCGCATCCCGCCGCAGTTCCACGGCGCCGTCGCCCGCCTGATCGGCGAGGTCGAGCAGCTCTCGGTCCGGCCGGACGGCATCGCCCGCGTGGTGGTGGACGAGCGCAGCGGCACCATCGTCATCGGCGACGACGTGCGCGTCAGCCGCGTCGCGATCACCCAGGGCAACCTGACGGTCCGCGTCGTCGAGACGCCGCAGGTCTCGCAGCCGCAACCCTTCTCCAACGGCCAGACGGTGGTCGTGCCGCGCACCGACGTGCAGGTGCAGGAGGGCAACGGGCGCCAGTTCGTCACGCTGGGCGGCAATGTCAGCCTGCAGCAGCTGGTCAACGGGCTGAACGCGCTGGGCGTGGGACCGCGCGACATGGTCTCCATCCTCCAGGCGATCAAGGCGGCCGGCGCGCTGCACGCCGATCTCGAAATCATCTGA
- the flgK gene encoding flagellar hook-associated protein FlgK, with protein MSIQTALYAALSGLRSTQLQAATVSHNISNATTPGFVRKELDITASFTGGHGDGVRVEGIARRVDEMLIRDARFEQSRYTAQEARASALSQYTDVLGQPQDERSVATAVAKLQQTFSQLHGQPEDEAAQQAVVDRANGLARSIRDTASAATTAQADAVERMKNSVEDVNKALVQISQLNQKISYQEAIKGDSTDLRDQRDRLLDSVSQEIGIRTYTREDGQVVVMTRNGQTLLDRELAPGAQPLQVNQTAAGFELTAGGKVISANPEQDIQSGRIMGYVQVATQDMPKVLKQLDTLAAGLVKGFQDAEADPTKPGLFVDGNPPTPASTDGLATRLQVNSVVQGNSWRVQSGMQAATPLPPGDQTQIKKYLAVFKTSTGFTAPDTPGTATLGDFAKAMVSTQQGYRTTAESDMKSRKISADVLESARINRDGVNIDTEMQKLQLIEQSYGASAQVIQVAGRMLDTLLQLRN; from the coding sequence ATGAGCATCCAGACCGCGCTCTACGCCGCCTTGTCGGGACTGCGCTCCACGCAGCTCCAGGCCGCGACCGTCTCGCACAACATCAGCAACGCCACCACTCCCGGCTTCGTCCGCAAGGAGCTGGACATCACCGCCTCCTTCACCGGCGGCCACGGCGACGGCGTGCGGGTGGAGGGCATCGCCCGCCGCGTCGACGAGATGCTGATCCGCGACGCCCGCTTCGAGCAGAGCCGCTATACCGCCCAGGAGGCGCGCGCCTCCGCCCTGTCGCAGTACACCGACGTGCTGGGCCAGCCGCAGGACGAGCGTTCGGTGGCCACCGCCGTCGCCAAGCTGCAGCAGACCTTCAGCCAGCTTCACGGCCAGCCGGAGGACGAAGCGGCGCAGCAGGCGGTCGTCGACCGCGCCAACGGCCTGGCCCGCAGCATCCGCGACACCGCCTCCGCCGCGACGACCGCCCAGGCGGACGCGGTCGAGCGGATGAAGAACTCGGTCGAGGACGTCAACAAGGCGCTGGTCCAGATCAGCCAGCTGAACCAGAAGATCTCCTACCAGGAAGCCATCAAGGGCGACTCCACCGACCTGCGCGACCAGCGCGACCGCCTGCTGGACAGCGTCTCGCAGGAGATCGGCATCCGCACCTACACCCGCGAGGACGGGCAGGTGGTGGTGATGACCCGCAACGGCCAGACCCTTCTGGACCGTGAGCTGGCGCCGGGCGCGCAGCCGCTGCAGGTGAACCAGACGGCGGCCGGCTTCGAGCTGACCGCCGGCGGCAAGGTGATCTCCGCCAATCCGGAGCAGGACATCCAGAGCGGCCGGATCATGGGGTATGTCCAGGTCGCCACCCAGGACATGCCGAAGGTCCTGAAGCAGCTCGACACGCTGGCGGCCGGGCTGGTCAAGGGCTTCCAGGACGCCGAGGCCGATCCGACCAAGCCGGGCCTGTTCGTCGACGGCAATCCGCCGACCCCCGCCTCGACCGACGGCCTCGCCACGCGCCTGCAGGTCAATTCCGTCGTCCAGGGCAACAGCTGGCGCGTGCAGAGCGGCATGCAGGCCGCGACGCCGCTCCCGCCCGGCGACCAGACGCAGATCAAGAAGTACCTCGCGGTCTTCAAGACCAGCACCGGCTTCACGGCCCCCGACACGCCGGGCACCGCCACGCTCGGGGACTTTGCCAAGGCGATGGTCTCCACCCAGCAGGGCTACCGCACCACCGCGGAGTCCGACATGAAGAGCCGAAAGATCAGCGCGGACGTGCTGGAAAGCGCCCGCATCAACCGCGACGGCGTGAACATCGACACCGAAATGCAGAAGCTCCAGCTCATCGAGCAGAGCTACGGCGCCAGCGCCCAGGTGATCCAGGTCGCCGGCCGCATGCTCGACACGCTGCTCCAGCTCCGGAACTGA
- a CDS encoding MFS transporter has translation MPTLFSRGAVILIAMMFGLTYSLSAALIALDLVARGLSETMIGANVAMHAVGVLATAMVLPRIVARVGMRRLVILALVLAALVLAAFPAAPFLWLWFPLRFLLGTSSEILFVLSETWTNSLSTEDTRARSMAAYTAALSVGFAVGPLILSVIGSTGYTPYLLGSAITLAAAAFIASPKVVAPEFEKPAAGSPLRFMQLAPVAMSATVLNAAIETAGLSFLAIYAVNLGWPEDSATRLMSCMMIGAILLQLPIGWLGDKMDRIALVGALAALSALGALVWPVALKNEIATYALLFVWGGAFVGIYTIMLTVVGSRFAGSELIGIYAVMGLMWGVGALVGPVAAGAAMEMSFHGLAFFAATACAAFLLSVVMARRKAPVPAAP, from the coding sequence ATGCCGACCCTGTTCTCGCGCGGCGCCGTCATCCTGATCGCCATGATGTTCGGCCTCACCTACAGCCTCAGCGCCGCCCTCATCGCGCTCGACCTCGTGGCGCGGGGACTGAGCGAGACGATGATCGGCGCGAATGTCGCGATGCACGCGGTGGGCGTCCTCGCCACCGCGATGGTGCTGCCGCGCATCGTCGCGCGGGTCGGCATGCGGCGTCTGGTGATCCTGGCGCTGGTGCTGGCGGCGCTGGTCCTGGCCGCCTTCCCGGCGGCGCCCTTCCTGTGGCTGTGGTTCCCGCTGCGCTTCCTGCTCGGCACCTCGTCGGAGATCCTGTTCGTGCTGTCCGAGACCTGGACGAACAGCCTGAGCACCGAGGACACCCGCGCCCGGTCGATGGCCGCCTACACGGCCGCCCTGTCGGTGGGCTTCGCGGTCGGGCCGCTGATCCTGTCGGTGATCGGCTCGACCGGTTACACCCCCTATCTCCTAGGCTCCGCCATCACGCTGGCCGCGGCGGCCTTCATCGCCTCGCCGAAGGTGGTGGCGCCGGAGTTCGAGAAGCCGGCGGCCGGCAGCCCGCTGCGCTTCATGCAACTCGCCCCCGTCGCCATGTCGGCAACGGTGCTGAACGCGGCGATCGAGACCGCCGGCCTGTCCTTCCTGGCGATCTACGCCGTCAATCTCGGCTGGCCGGAGGACAGCGCCACGCGGCTGATGTCCTGCATGATGATCGGCGCGATCCTGCTGCAGCTTCCCATCGGCTGGCTCGGCGACAAGATGGACCGCATCGCGCTGGTCGGCGCGCTGGCCGCCCTGTCGGCGCTGGGCGCCCTGGTCTGGCCGGTCGCGCTGAAGAACGAGATCGCCACCTACGCCCTGCTGTTCGTCTGGGGCGGCGCCTTCGTCGGCATCTACACCATCATGCTGACGGTGGTGGGCAGCCGCTTCGCCGGGTCCGAGCTGATCGGCATCTATGCCGTGATGGGGCTGATGTGGGGTGTCGGCGCGCTGGTCGGCCCGGTGGCGGCGGGTGCCGCCATGGAGATGAGCTTCCACGGCCTCGCCTTCTTCGCGGCGACGGCCTGCGCGGCCTTCCTGCTGTCGGTGGTGATGGCGCGGCGCAAGGCGCCGGTGCCGGCGGCGCCGTAA
- a CDS encoding flagellar protein FlgN: MKLSFKDLIREFRPEEKPEAPVEAAAPEPEAPLAVDGATAAIMVEFMDAVDELTRLLEEETGALAAGSLGGLDGFSQRKQAMAERLEGLIGRLQQEDTRLNDDLRAIVLERIERLDRAVSDNASGLVAMRKAVLTINRSILTALEKSASDGLYAPTGHAVRPVELSASGLNAEL, from the coding sequence ATGAAGCTCAGCTTCAAGGACCTGATCCGGGAGTTCCGGCCGGAGGAGAAGCCCGAGGCCCCGGTCGAGGCCGCCGCCCCCGAGCCCGAGGCGCCGCTGGCGGTCGACGGCGCCACCGCCGCCATCATGGTCGAGTTCATGGATGCGGTGGACGAACTGACCCGCCTGCTGGAGGAGGAGACCGGTGCCCTCGCCGCCGGCAGCCTCGGCGGGCTGGACGGCTTCTCGCAGCGCAAGCAGGCGATGGCGGAGCGGCTGGAAGGGCTGATCGGCCGGCTGCAGCAGGAGGATACCCGGCTGAACGACGATCTGCGCGCCATCGTGCTGGAGCGGATCGAGCGGCTGGACCGGGCGGTGAGCGACAACGCGTCCGGCCTCGTCGCCATGCGCAAGGCGGTGCTGACCATCAACCGCAGCATCCTGACCGCCCTCGAAAAGTCGGCCAGCGACGGGCTCTACGCCCCGACCGGCCACGCGGTGCGGCCGGTGGAGCTTTCCGCATCCGGGCTCAACGCCGAGCTTTGA
- a CDS encoding flagellar hook protein FlgE: MSLFSAMRSGVSGMSAQSSRLAAISDNISNSATVGYKRAAVDFSTLVTGSGSTTTYSAGGVQSNVHYQVQKDGTIQGTQSSTDMAIGGRGFFVIANKSTAADGAPTFGLTRAGSFLPDDEGYLRNSAGQYLQGWKLNPDGSLPAVSKSSFDSLTTVKVGNLAYGGSRTTAMTFSGNLPAQAANGSTFDTTSGFYDGLGNTRDLKLTWTKTANPNEWSLNGTATGGYTVAGLPTTVTFGATGPSAGLPTGALPTITVTSPDGVDTIKVGMENLTQFNGDYVPKLVGDGAKAGKVTTVEIDKTGKLWAIYDNGARQSLYQVPVADVVNPDGLKVQDGNTYTLGSDSGALSLSAGNSGSVGAVEGYALEQSNVDIAEELVSLIETQRAYSSNATIVRTTDEMVEETTRLKR, from the coding sequence ATGAGCCTGTTCAGCGCCATGCGGTCCGGTGTCAGCGGCATGTCCGCGCAAAGCTCGCGGTTGGCCGCCATCTCGGACAACATCAGCAACTCCGCGACGGTGGGCTACAAGCGCGCGGCCGTCGATTTCTCCACGCTGGTGACCGGCTCCGGTTCGACCACGACCTATTCGGCCGGCGGCGTGCAGTCCAACGTGCACTATCAGGTGCAGAAGGACGGAACCATCCAGGGAACCCAGTCCTCGACCGACATGGCGATCGGCGGGCGCGGCTTCTTCGTCATCGCCAACAAGTCGACGGCCGCCGACGGCGCGCCGACCTTCGGCCTGACGCGCGCCGGCAGCTTCCTGCCGGACGACGAAGGATATCTGCGCAACAGCGCCGGCCAGTACCTGCAGGGCTGGAAGCTGAACCCGGACGGCAGCCTGCCGGCGGTGAGCAAGTCCAGCTTCGACAGCCTGACCACGGTGAAGGTCGGCAACCTCGCCTACGGCGGCAGCCGCACCACGGCCATGACCTTCTCCGGCAACCTGCCGGCCCAGGCCGCCAACGGCTCCACCTTCGACACGACGTCGGGATTCTACGACGGTCTCGGCAATACGCGGGACCTCAAGCTGACCTGGACGAAGACCGCCAACCCCAACGAGTGGTCGCTGAACGGCACCGCGACGGGCGGCTATACGGTCGCCGGCCTGCCGACGACCGTCACCTTCGGCGCGACCGGCCCCAGCGCCGGCCTGCCCACCGGCGCGCTCCCGACCATCACGGTGACCTCTCCCGACGGCGTCGACACCATCAAGGTCGGGATGGAGAACCTGACCCAGTTCAACGGCGACTATGTGCCGAAGCTGGTGGGCGACGGCGCCAAGGCCGGCAAGGTCACCACGGTCGAGATCGACAAGACCGGCAAGCTGTGGGCGATCTACGACAACGGCGCCCGCCAGTCGCTCTACCAGGTCCCGGTGGCCGACGTGGTGAACCCCGACGGGCTGAAGGTCCAGGACGGCAACACCTACACGCTGGGCTCCGACAGCGGCGCTCTGTCCCTGTCCGCCGGAAACAGCGGTTCGGTCGGGGCGGTGGAAGGCTATGCGCTGGAGCAGTCCAACGTCGACATCGCCGAGGAGCTGGTCTCGCTGATCGAGACGCAGCGTGCCTATTCGTCGAACGCCACCATCGTCCGCACCACCGACGAGATGGTGGAAGAGACGACGCGGCTGAAGCGCTGA
- a CDS encoding flagellin produces the protein MLYNSVSTVGMSRRLMTSLGEMQLEQLRTNDEIASGKHYDMAQALGARTGYAIGLRNLYDEADQFVKGGSLLKGRMDTMDSALNNILDAGKDVLAAASTGLGQPGPTGSSLQVRARGVLEQIVGLLNASTGNGYLFGGVEVKSPPMRAVQGDGSGLPSPLKIVADAITAATGGSSVPTTAAQTAAVVSTLNDLFDVRDPALPAPAPLTQTYEGGFYLGATAKQPGGADTPRVTGRPADAVELPYGIQANDKPFRDLMQGLYMLATVDTSKMELDAYKPYIETAVSKMSGGLDNIRNVTSQLGIYRHQLDESIESHKTRQKVLSEQINSLEEVPPEEASVRLNQLEVQIEAASSATARIAKMRLSNYL, from the coding sequence ATGCTGTACAACTCCGTATCCACCGTCGGGATGAGCCGGCGGCTGATGACCTCGCTCGGCGAAATGCAGCTCGAGCAGCTGCGCACCAACGACGAGATCGCCAGCGGCAAGCATTACGACATGGCCCAGGCGCTGGGTGCGCGGACGGGCTATGCCATCGGCCTGCGCAACCTGTACGACGAGGCCGACCAGTTCGTGAAAGGCGGTTCGCTGCTCAAGGGTCGCATGGACACCATGGACAGTGCGCTGAACAACATCCTGGACGCCGGCAAGGACGTCCTGGCGGCGGCCTCCACCGGGCTCGGGCAGCCCGGACCGACCGGCTCGTCGCTCCAGGTCCGCGCGCGCGGCGTGCTCGAACAGATCGTCGGCCTGCTCAACGCCTCCACCGGCAACGGCTATCTGTTCGGCGGCGTGGAGGTGAAGTCGCCTCCGATGCGCGCGGTCCAGGGCGACGGGTCGGGCCTGCCCTCCCCGCTGAAGATCGTCGCCGACGCCATCACGGCGGCCACCGGCGGCAGCAGCGTGCCGACCACGGCGGCGCAGACCGCGGCGGTGGTGTCGACCCTCAACGACCTGTTCGACGTCCGCGACCCGGCCCTTCCGGCGCCGGCGCCGCTGACCCAGACCTATGAGGGCGGCTTCTACCTCGGTGCCACCGCCAAGCAGCCCGGCGGCGCCGACACCCCGCGCGTCACCGGCCGGCCGGCCGACGCGGTGGAGCTGCCCTACGGCATCCAGGCCAACGACAAGCCCTTCCGCGACCTGATGCAGGGGCTGTACATGCTGGCGACCGTCGACACCAGCAAGATGGAGCTCGACGCCTACAAGCCCTACATCGAGACCGCGGTGTCCAAGATGTCGGGCGGCCTCGACAACATCCGCAACGTCACCTCGCAGCTCGGCATCTACCGCCATCAGCTCGACGAGTCGATCGAAAGCCACAAGACCCGGCAGAAGGTCCTCTCCGAGCAGATCAACAGCCTGGAAGAGGTTCCGCCGGAAGAGGCGAGCGTGCGGCTGAACCAGCTCGAGGTGCAGATCGAGGCGGCTTCCTCGGCCACGGCCAGGATCGCCAAGATGCGCCTGTCCAACTACCTCTGA
- a CDS encoding rod-binding protein yields MDVSALPPIPATATAARTVPDRGVAGRPADPVQRVAQEFEAMMVGQMLDSMFAGISTGGAFGGGQAEKTWRGFMLQEYGKAIAAAGSLGIGRMVQADVARLYGQQAEGTVR; encoded by the coding sequence ATGGACGTGAGTGCCCTTCCCCCGATCCCCGCCACGGCGACCGCCGCGCGGACCGTACCGGACCGCGGCGTGGCCGGCAGGCCCGCCGACCCGGTGCAGCGCGTCGCGCAGGAGTTCGAGGCGATGATGGTCGGCCAGATGCTGGACAGCATGTTCGCCGGAATCTCCACCGGCGGGGCGTTCGGCGGCGGGCAGGCGGAAAAGACCTGGCGCGGCTTCATGCTCCAGGAATACGGCAAGGCGATCGCCGCGGCCGGAAGCCTCGGCATCGGCAGGATGGTGCAGGCGGACGTCGCGCGTCTTTATGGCCAACAGGCGGAAGGAACCGTGCGATGA